A stretch of the Deltaproteobacteria bacterium genome encodes the following:
- a CDS encoding MaoC family dehydratase, with amino-acid sequence MAVSSILTKMIGQSSDPLVIEVERGQIRRFAQAIGETNPIHYDEDAAKSAGFPGIVASCTYASAIHCFDDFYDEVGINPHAVMHQEEEYEYFKPIFAGDILSVVHTVSNVYDKQVPNGQLVFIVIESRGNDKRGKTVFKSRRVLVELRK; translated from the coding sequence GTGGCAGTTTCGAGTATATTGACCAAAATGATTGGTCAGAGTTCCGACCCCTTGGTTATCGAGGTCGAAAGAGGGCAGATTCGGCGATTCGCGCAAGCGATCGGTGAAACAAACCCAATCCATTATGACGAAGATGCGGCGAAGTCAGCAGGCTTCCCAGGCATTGTTGCAAGCTGTACCTATGCGTCGGCGATACATTGCTTCGATGATTTTTATGACGAGGTGGGTATCAACCCGCATGCTGTCATGCATCAAGAAGAAGAGTACGAGTATTTTAAGCCCATTTTTGCGGGTGACATACTTAGCGTGGTTCATACGGTATCCAATGTCTATGACAAGCAGGTGCCAAATGGGCAGCTGGTTTTTATCGTCATCGAATCGCGCGGCAACGACAAGCGTGGCAAGACTGTATTTAAGTCCCGCCGTGTTTTGGTCGAGTTGCGAAAGTAG